A window from Sinanaerobacter sp. ZZT-01 encodes these proteins:
- a CDS encoding helix-turn-helix domain-containing protein, whose protein sequence is MEVNNVSDNNIEKWSTLKEVQDYLGVGRETILQWIAKRNMPAYKVGRLWKFKLSEVDDWIRSGGAADNSDLTDTD, encoded by the coding sequence ATGGAGGTTAATAATGTGAGCGACAACAACATTGAAAAATGGTCTACTTTGAAAGAAGTGCAAGATTATCTCGGCGTAGGCCGCGAGACCATTCTGCAATGGATTGCCAAGAGAAATATGCCAGCATATAAGGTCGGGCGACTGTGGAAATTCAAGCTGTCCGAAGTTGATGACTGGATTCGTTCCGGTGGTGCTGCAGATAATTCCGACTTAACGGACACTGATTAA
- a CDS encoding type I restriction endonuclease subunit R codes for MPKLCESAVEEMTIEELQSLGYNYISGVDLAPDALNPERNSYGDVLLMGRLQAKMSKLNPTIPSDVIQGAARKLSRIATSNMLADNEEFHRMLVNGVSVEYRKGSDIKGDFVHVVDFENPLNNEFLVVNQYTIVQNNNNKRPDVLLFINGIPLVIFELKNPADENATCHKAFDQLQAYKLAIPGLFTYNEICIISDGLEAKAGSLTASYSRFSAWKTKDGIKEATKFDDELSTLIHGLCAPATLIDYIQSFVTYEKTQTEDKVTHIVKVETVKKIAAYHQYYAVNKAVEQTIRASGYSGTPGMVLHEDPENYGLPSAQNQPRGDHKAGVVWHTQGAGKSLSMVFYTGKIVRTLNNPTILVINDRNDLDDQLFDTFAGNSDLLRQPPKQADSCEELKTLLKVASGGIVFTTIQKFIPDNNASVYELLSARENIVVIADEAHRTQYGFNAKLRDIKENGEVVGQRIAYGFAKYIRDALPNATFIGFTGTPVEKQDANTPAVFGNYIDIYDIAQAVEDNVTVRIFYESRLAKVNLTEEGKRLVEQFDAELDEVGEADEATAAKIKWAKLEAIVGNEGRIQILANDIVTHFEERQKVFEGKALVVAMSRRIAVALYDAIIKLRPEWHSDDLDKGVIKVVMTSSSSDGAAIQKHHTTKAQRKALALRLKDENDPLKIVIVRDMWLTGFDAPCLNTMYIDKPMKDHNLMQAIARVNRVFKDKPGGLIVDYIGIATNLKKALGFYAESGGKGVPAETHQKAVEIMLEKIEVVRGILHGFDYSTFFSSVVKDKLSLILQAEDFILGVDDGKNRYVREVSLLGQAYALAKPDPATFDNAEEIAFFQAVKARLTKFEAGSNGKDENYDSVIRNIVNSAIASDQVVDIFSAAGLEKPELSILSEEFLKEIEGMKYKNVAIELLKKLLSDEIKIRSKHNLAKSKTLMEMLDGAIKKYQNNLLTTAEIIEELIRIAREINAADKRGQNMGLSEDELAFYDALETNNSAVKVLGDDQLRAIAREIADKVRKNATIDFAIKETARARIMVIVRRILNKYGYPPDKQPAAIELVMKQAENLADVWTAQ; via the coding sequence ATGCCTAAACTGTGTGAATCCGCAGTAGAAGAAATGACCATCGAGGAACTGCAAAGCCTCGGTTATAACTACATATCCGGCGTAGACCTCGCGCCTGACGCTCTGAATCCCGAGCGCAATAGTTATGGGGATGTTCTCCTTATGGGGCGGCTACAAGCTAAAATGTCCAAGCTGAACCCGACGATCCCTTCCGACGTTATTCAGGGTGCGGCTCGGAAGCTTTCCAGGATAGCTACTTCAAATATGCTCGCCGACAACGAAGAATTTCACAGAATGCTTGTGAATGGTGTATCCGTTGAATATCGCAAGGGCAGTGACATCAAAGGTGATTTTGTCCATGTCGTCGACTTCGAAAACCCGCTGAACAACGAGTTCCTCGTAGTTAATCAATACACCATCGTCCAAAATAATAACAACAAGCGCCCTGATGTGCTTCTTTTCATTAACGGCATTCCGCTTGTTATTTTTGAACTGAAGAACCCCGCTGATGAGAATGCAACCTGCCACAAAGCGTTTGACCAGTTGCAAGCGTATAAGTTGGCAATTCCCGGACTTTTCACTTATAACGAAATATGCATTATCTCCGATGGGTTGGAAGCAAAGGCGGGATCACTGACCGCGTCTTATTCCCGTTTCAGCGCATGGAAAACAAAGGACGGCATCAAAGAAGCCACCAAGTTCGATGACGAACTTTCCACGCTGATTCACGGGCTTTGTGCTCCCGCGACGTTAATTGACTACATACAAAGTTTCGTAACTTACGAAAAGACTCAAACTGAGGATAAAGTCACTCACATTGTCAAGGTTGAGACTGTTAAAAAAATTGCGGCTTACCACCAGTATTATGCTGTGAATAAAGCCGTGGAGCAGACGATCCGCGCCAGTGGATATTCTGGCACTCCCGGCATGGTGCTTCATGAAGATCCAGAGAATTATGGACTGCCCTCCGCTCAAAACCAACCAAGGGGTGACCATAAAGCGGGCGTGGTTTGGCACACGCAAGGAGCTGGGAAGTCTCTGTCGATGGTTTTCTACACAGGTAAAATCGTCCGCACTTTGAATAACCCGACCATATTGGTTATCAATGATCGTAATGATCTCGACGATCAGCTGTTTGACACTTTCGCAGGCAACAGTGACCTCTTGCGCCAACCGCCGAAACAAGCGGACTCCTGCGAAGAACTGAAAACCCTTTTGAAAGTTGCATCCGGCGGTATCGTCTTTACGACCATACAGAAGTTTATTCCAGATAACAATGCATCGGTTTATGAACTGCTGTCTGCACGTGAAAACATAGTAGTTATCGCTGACGAAGCACACCGTACCCAGTATGGATTCAATGCTAAACTCCGCGACATCAAGGAAAACGGCGAAGTAGTCGGACAGAGGATTGCTTATGGTTTTGCAAAATATATTCGCGATGCGCTTCCAAACGCCACGTTTATTGGATTCACCGGAACACCCGTTGAGAAGCAGGACGCAAACACACCTGCTGTCTTTGGTAACTATATTGATATCTATGACATCGCACAGGCGGTTGAGGACAACGTAACCGTCCGCATCTTCTACGAGAGCCGTCTTGCAAAAGTGAACCTTACCGAGGAAGGCAAACGACTCGTGGAGCAGTTTGACGCGGAACTAGACGAGGTTGGAGAAGCTGATGAAGCCACGGCTGCTAAAATAAAATGGGCGAAATTGGAAGCTATCGTCGGTAACGAAGGTAGAATTCAAATCCTTGCCAATGACATCGTGACCCATTTTGAGGAGAGGCAAAAGGTATTCGAGGGGAAAGCCCTGGTTGTTGCTATGAGCCGCCGTATTGCAGTTGCCCTCTACGATGCAATAATCAAACTTCGCCCTGAATGGCACAGCGATGATTTAGACAAAGGTGTTATCAAGGTCGTGATGACTTCGAGCAGTTCAGACGGTGCTGCTATACAGAAGCATCATACGACAAAGGCACAGAGAAAAGCACTCGCTCTTCGTTTGAAAGACGAGAACGATCCATTAAAAATTGTCATCGTGCGGGATATGTGGCTCACAGGTTTTGATGCTCCATGCCTAAACACGATGTATATAGATAAACCGATGAAAGACCACAACCTCATGCAAGCAATCGCCCGTGTCAACCGCGTGTTCAAGGATAAGCCGGGCGGTCTAATTGTAGACTACATAGGCATTGCCACAAACTTAAAAAAGGCTCTCGGCTTTTATGCAGAGAGCGGTGGCAAGGGCGTTCCCGCCGAAACGCATCAAAAAGCTGTTGAAATAATGCTTGAGAAAATAGAAGTTGTGCGCGGGATACTTCATGGCTTTGATTATTCAACATTCTTCTCAAGTGTAGTCAAGGATAAACTGTCGCTGATACTGCAAGCGGAAGACTTCATCCTTGGAGTGGATGACGGGAAGAACCGATATGTTCGTGAAGTTTCGCTGTTAGGACAGGCATATGCTCTCGCCAAGCCCGACCCAGCCACCTTTGATAACGCTGAAGAGATAGCGTTTTTCCAAGCGGTCAAGGCAAGGCTTACAAAATTTGAGGCTGGCAGCAATGGGAAAGACGAGAATTATGATTCGGTCATACGGAATATTGTAAACTCTGCCATTGCCTCTGATCAAGTTGTGGACATCTTCAGCGCAGCGGGACTTGAGAAACCTGAACTCTCAATTCTTTCTGAGGAATTTCTGAAAGAAATCGAGGGAATGAAATATAAGAATGTTGCCATTGAACTACTAAAAAAACTATTATCCGACGAGATAAAAATACGTTCCAAGCACAACCTTGCAAAATCAAAAACTTTAATGGAAATGTTGGACGGCGCGATAAAGAAATATCAGAACAACCTTTTGACCACTGCTGAAATAATCGAAGAACTTATTCGTATCGCTCGTGAAATCAACGCAGCCGATAAGCGCGGTCAGAATATGGGCCTCTCAGAAGATGAGCTTGCTTTCTATGACGCACTTGAAACTAACAACAGCGCGGTAAAGGTTCTGGGTGACGACCAATTACGGGCAATCGCGCGCGAAATAGCTGATAAAGTCAGAAAGAATGCGACTATCGACTTCGCTATTAAGGAAACAGCCCGTGCCCGCATTATGGTCATCGTACGCAGAATACTGAACAAATATGGCTATCCACCCGATAAACAACCCGCTGCAATAGAGCTTGTGATGAAGCAAGCGGAAAATCTGGCTGACGTTTGGACAGCTCAATAA
- a CDS encoding class I SAM-dependent DNA methyltransferase, with amino-acid sequence MAKAKKEAKEQPVEQVLWAAADKLRKNMDAAEYKHIVLGLIFLKYISDNFYELYHKLEAGEGDYAGADPDDPYEYRAESVFYVPPQARWDYLCGRAKLATIGKDVDDAMDAIEKDNPSLKGVLPKEYAKEKLDKQSLGGLIDIISTIALGDSVSRSDDVLGRVYEYFLGQFALAEGKKGGQFYTPRCVVQLLVEMLEPYEGRVLDPCCGSGGMFVQSEKFIEAHADHYNGKAKEIDKLFDKVVSVYGQESNQTTWRLCKMNLALRGIDSSNVKWNNEGSFLNDAHPDLKADFVIANPPFNDSDWSGDLLRTDGRWQYSRETPPPAGNANYAWIQHFIYHLTPKGSAGFVLAKGSLSTKTNGEDKIRKALIDAGLVDCIVNLPTKLFLNTQIPACLWFLSRAKESDPKHPRHNKILFIDARNMGKLISRKTRELTNGSENPDENDIGMIAATYHAWKAGVGYEDVPGFCKSALVSDVVTSDYVLTPGRYIGLPDDEDDFDFTERVQTLTTELKTQMAEGIALDERIRTNLSKVGVNANE; translated from the coding sequence ATGGCTAAAGCAAAAAAAGAAGCAAAAGAACAGCCTGTTGAGCAGGTGCTTTGGGCTGCTGCGGACAAGCTGCGTAAAAATATGGATGCTGCGGAATATAAGCATATTGTTCTTGGACTTATATTTCTTAAATATATTTCGGACAACTTTTATGAGTTGTACCACAAACTGGAGGCAGGCGAAGGCGACTATGCCGGAGCTGACCCGGACGATCCATATGAGTACCGGGCAGAGAGTGTCTTCTATGTGCCGCCGCAGGCTCGGTGGGACTACCTGTGCGGAAGAGCAAAACTCGCCACCATCGGCAAAGATGTGGACGACGCGATGGATGCAATTGAAAAGGACAACCCTTCACTGAAGGGCGTTTTGCCAAAAGAATATGCCAAGGAGAAACTTGACAAGCAATCTCTTGGCGGGCTGATTGATATTATCAGCACCATCGCTCTCGGGGACAGTGTGTCTCGATCCGACGATGTATTGGGCAGGGTTTACGAATATTTTCTCGGTCAGTTTGCTCTTGCAGAAGGCAAGAAGGGCGGACAATTCTATACACCACGCTGCGTTGTTCAGTTACTTGTGGAAATGCTTGAACCATATGAAGGTCGCGTTCTGGACCCATGCTGCGGTTCCGGAGGTATGTTTGTTCAGAGTGAAAAGTTCATTGAGGCGCATGCCGATCACTATAATGGGAAAGCAAAAGAAATTGATAAGTTATTTGATAAAGTCGTATCAGTTTATGGGCAAGAAAGCAATCAGACCACTTGGCGCCTATGCAAGATGAACCTGGCGTTGCGAGGAATCGACAGCTCCAACGTGAAGTGGAACAATGAAGGTTCTTTCCTTAACGATGCACATCCGGACCTGAAAGCTGACTTTGTTATCGCTAACCCACCGTTTAATGACAGTGATTGGTCTGGCGACCTACTTCGCACGGATGGCCGCTGGCAATATAGCCGCGAAACACCCCCACCTGCGGGCAATGCAAACTATGCATGGATACAGCACTTTATATATCACCTAACCCCAAAAGGCTCTGCAGGATTTGTGCTGGCGAAAGGTTCGCTATCTACAAAAACCAATGGCGAAGATAAAATCCGTAAAGCTTTGATTGACGCAGGACTTGTAGATTGCATCGTTAATCTACCTACGAAATTGTTTTTAAATACACAAATCCCTGCTTGCTTATGGTTCCTTTCTCGTGCCAAGGAAAGCGACCCCAAGCATCCTCGCCACAACAAGATTCTGTTCATCGACGCCCGAAACATGGGCAAGTTGATAAGCCGTAAGACCAGAGAACTCACAAACGGCTCTGAAAATCCAGATGAGAACGATATCGGAATGATTGCCGCTACTTATCATGCTTGGAAGGCTGGAGTAGGGTACGAAGATGTTCCGGGCTTCTGCAAGTCTGCACTTGTTTCGGATGTGGTTACCTCAGATTATGTTCTCACACCGGGACGTTACATCGGCTTGCCGGATGACGAGGATGACTTTGACTTTACTGAACGTGTCCAAACATTGACTACAGAATTGAAAACACAGATGGCCGAGGGAATTGCTCTTGATGAGCGGATTCGCACTAATCTTTCTAAAGTGGGGGTAAATGCGAATGAGTGA
- a CDS encoding Hachiman antiphage defense system protein HamA yields the protein MSLFISYNREQKDFADRIESSARTVCPVMRDTNDIAPWGSIEEFMNRIRQADYAVLLISDEYLKSINCMYEACQLYKDVNWEYRTMYVVLGNADIYVYTVANHERYIRYWKDRKTVLEDQAKSLPVESIDSITSEIKRVSEILLMLGDFLKTIRDTNNTKPENTIDAIISFITTTPAPKETHLEDDSCEALSKTLKGDAFDNIFKEVTHSERLNLRNPHALRLFHLDVVNYGFSQKELLKFLRKNIGRYVYSRAKLEQFKLDDDVEGVRDEALRIMRQTGRPDEKGTGNELGEMLLYAFLEEKLDAPKLLSKVELSTGAKQYNSQCDSIHMHFVNNADGIAYYQMVFGTSSVIGDLKGAIDAAFEGVVKIENRGDDEVELVEHTFLNQNVPARDVDFIRSILIPSPDGNTTYDTAYGIFLGYSLGLEPGTRTALEYRAAVNKKMERDIQEYAKYIREKIDELGLSHRSFYFYVMPLTDAEKEKREIMQSIMEVSDNG from the coding sequence ATGTCATTATTTATCTCGTATAATAGAGAACAAAAAGACTTTGCGGATAGAATAGAATCCTCTGCACGCACCGTTTGTCCTGTCATGCGCGATACAAATGACATCGCTCCATGGGGCAGCATTGAGGAGTTCATGAACCGAATTCGTCAGGCAGATTATGCAGTGCTTTTAATATCGGACGAGTATTTGAAGTCCATCAACTGTATGTATGAGGCCTGCCAGCTATACAAAGATGTTAACTGGGAATACCGCACTATGTATGTTGTGCTTGGAAATGCTGATATTTATGTTTATACAGTGGCGAATCACGAGCGTTACATCAGGTACTGGAAGGACAGGAAAACTGTTCTTGAAGATCAGGCTAAGAGCTTGCCCGTTGAAAGCATAGATAGTATTACATCTGAAATAAAACGCGTAAGCGAAATCCTCCTTATGCTCGGCGATTTTTTGAAAACTATCCGTGACACAAACAATACGAAACCGGAAAATACGATAGACGCAATAATTAGTTTTATTACGACCACTCCTGCACCTAAAGAAACGCATTTAGAAGATGATTCTTGCGAAGCGCTATCCAAAACATTGAAGGGAGATGCCTTCGATAACATTTTCAAAGAGGTCACCCACTCGGAGCGTCTCAACTTGCGAAACCCTCATGCCTTGCGCCTTTTTCACTTGGACGTTGTAAATTACGGGTTTTCTCAAAAGGAACTCCTGAAATTCCTCCGAAAAAATATCGGCAGGTATGTATACTCCAGAGCCAAGCTGGAACAGTTCAAATTGGACGATGATGTTGAGGGCGTGCGTGACGAAGCTCTCCGCATCATGCGTCAGACAGGGCGTCCCGATGAAAAAGGCACAGGAAACGAGCTGGGTGAAATGCTGCTTTATGCTTTTTTGGAGGAGAAGCTCGACGCTCCGAAGTTACTGAGCAAGGTCGAGCTTTCCACCGGTGCGAAACAGTACAATAGCCAGTGCGACAGCATCCATATGCATTTTGTCAACAATGCCGATGGAATAGCCTACTATCAGATGGTGTTCGGCACCTCCAGTGTGATTGGTGATTTGAAGGGTGCCATTGACGCAGCATTTGAAGGAGTTGTCAAAATTGAGAATCGCGGCGATGATGAGGTTGAGCTGGTGGAACACACTTTTCTTAATCAGAATGTACCTGCCCGTGATGTCGATTTTATCCGCAGCATCTTGATTCCTTCGCCGGACGGCAATACGACATACGATACCGCATATGGCATTTTCCTCGGATACTCGCTTGGGCTTGAACCTGGAACGCGTACAGCGCTGGAATACCGGGCGGCAGTCAACAAAAAAATGGAACGCGATATACAGGAATACGCGAAATACATACGGGAGAAAATTGACGAACTTGGACTCTCTCACCGCTCCTTCTATTTCTATGTGATGCCATTAACCGATGCCGAGAAGGAAAAACGTGAAATAATGCAGTCAATTATGGAGGTGTCAGACAATGGATGA
- a CDS encoding restriction endonuclease subunit S: MSEWTDYRLSEFMDFNPTTPLRKNTECKKVAMENLGINSRKVLGWEIARFNGGAKFMNGDTLVARITPCLENGKIGFVDFLDDGEVAFGSTEFIVLRKKAGISTQQFVYYFAYWNEFRDLAVQLMTGTSGRQRVETDVLKQRVFRFPDIPTQQTIAEVLASLDDKIDLLTRQNTTLEALTQTYFRQWFLEENENDPIPVSDIATLENNSVNPGRKPLEPFYHYSIPAFDTAQTPAVELGKAILSNKFCVLPNTILVSKLNPVTPRIWRIGEKVQPNSVCSTEFQVLRPKDMRHYLFLYCLMKSKDVVSSFAMSATGTSGSHQRIRPEYILEVETPAPDDEKLALFNEVCAPMMERVMKNQKQILTLQKLRDTLLPKLLSGEVRVKQ; this comes from the coding sequence ATGAGTGAATGGACTGATTACAGGCTCTCAGAGTTCATGGACTTTAATCCAACGACTCCTTTGAGGAAAAATACCGAGTGCAAGAAGGTTGCTATGGAAAATCTCGGGATTAACAGTAGAAAGGTATTAGGTTGGGAAATCGCCAGATTTAATGGTGGCGCAAAGTTTATGAACGGAGACACGCTGGTGGCAAGGATAACTCCATGCCTTGAAAACGGGAAGATAGGCTTTGTTGATTTTCTTGACGATGGTGAAGTAGCCTTTGGCTCGACAGAATTTATAGTTCTTCGTAAGAAAGCTGGAATCTCAACTCAACAGTTTGTTTATTACTTCGCCTATTGGAACGAGTTCAGAGATTTAGCAGTACAGCTTATGACAGGTACTTCTGGGCGTCAGCGTGTAGAAACCGATGTATTGAAGCAAAGAGTTTTTCGGTTTCCTGACATCCCAACGCAACAAACCATTGCTGAAGTACTGGCATCGCTTGACGATAAAATCGATTTGCTGACACGGCAAAACACAACCCTCGAAGCCTTGACGCAGACATATTTCCGCCAATGGTTCTTGGAGGAGAACGAGAACGACCCTATTCCCGTTTCGGATATTGCTACACTCGAAAACAACAGCGTAAACCCCGGGAGGAAACCGTTAGAGCCGTTCTATCACTACAGCATTCCGGCCTTCGATACCGCCCAAACGCCTGCGGTTGAACTCGGTAAAGCGATATTGAGTAACAAGTTCTGCGTGTTACCAAACACCATACTTGTTTCCAAGCTGAACCCTGTAACACCGCGAATTTGGCGCATAGGGGAGAAAGTGCAGCCGAACAGTGTATGCTCCACGGAGTTTCAGGTGTTAAGGCCGAAGGATATGCGCCACTATTTGTTCCTGTACTGTCTCATGAAATCAAAAGACGTAGTTTCCAGTTTTGCAATGAGCGCAACAGGTACAAGCGGAAGTCACCAGAGGATAAGACCAGAGTACATTCTCGAAGTAGAAACACCTGCTCCTGATGATGAAAAGCTCGCTCTCTTTAATGAAGTCTGTGCTCCAATGATGGAGCGGGTCATGAAGAATCAGAAGCAAATTCTTACCCTGCAGAAACTCCGCGACACGCTTTTACCAAAGCTACTCAGCGGAGAAGTGCGGGTGAAGCAATAG
- a CDS encoding DEAD/DEAH box helicase, giving the protein MDETPMVNLSDAIFGDIEDNEYLNELYNNILYNYALKTLCLNGRKKMRGVNVTAALRFADLLSKSTHPERRDAHRIWAQEIITLLLALYPDDEKVSYYAGAVLSSTGNFLGQDLIKSSYTEPTAFEQLFAAYSRNYLTIPAEKNKRFFQAQKYAYDHLQDDCFSYSAPTSMGKSFIMRMFIKEEVLKGVKKNFALIVPTKALINEVRSEVINDLKGLLEQRDYRVVTAAGDLALEQSHSFILVLTPERLLYLINSKPDLPIDYLFIDEAHKMSGKNSRGPFYYSVVDDLSRREPKPHFIFASPNIPNPEVYLQLIANGQYDGENAMASSFSPVSQFKFLVSLGSKTINVFNDHTKSNEFVCTLQGDNPTLDLILQAFDHTEGMKDKRTIAYFSGKDKAIEAARLFADKREKLNDPELNELAKDVRNEVHGEYYLAELLEKGVAYHIGYLPSAIRMRIEKLFKKEKITAMFCTSTLVEGVNLPADNLFISSYKNGRARMNSIDFRNLIGRVGRIQFNLCGNVFFVSDENTIKQDDYLQLLKDDVSDQKLSLTQDLKPKHKKKIVETLLSGSSVIDKYSKDQSEEEYIMMRKFGLILLRDIVDGNDSLVKREFSPYLTSEKEAQIRASFAESAEMIDSDINVSLDQTRRLRAAIIADPEFSYPKPDGNGYFDHDEVVDFLRRLGDIFNWKKYEYSSLGKTNNDGDYTRLGWYTTILMQWIEGNGLGSIMRKAISYRKDHPDSFWLNAYTPSYYMDTREHKNIVFADTLEVIENVILFSISNYFLRFSNEYKRVYGEVSLNNNNWYEYVEYGTMNTITIQLQRHGFSREAATFIRQHQGDYVIMLPSGEIRLRTTLKNCSNDGVVRELPDIIFNAPDLFVD; this is encoded by the coding sequence ATGGATGAGACCCCTATGGTTAATTTGAGTGATGCCATTTTTGGTGACATTGAGGACAACGAATATCTGAATGAGCTTTACAACAACATTCTGTATAACTATGCCCTGAAAACCTTGTGCCTCAACGGACGCAAGAAAATGCGTGGTGTCAATGTTACAGCGGCGTTGCGTTTCGCAGACCTTCTTTCCAAATCCACGCACCCGGAACGCCGCGATGCCCATAGGATATGGGCGCAGGAAATTATCACGCTGCTTCTTGCGCTGTACCCTGACGATGAAAAGGTGTCTTATTATGCGGGTGCGGTGCTTTCAAGCACGGGCAATTTTCTTGGACAAGACCTTATAAAATCGAGTTACACCGAGCCAACCGCATTTGAGCAGTTATTCGCCGCGTATAGCCGCAACTATCTGACAATCCCGGCTGAAAAGAACAAGCGCTTTTTCCAAGCGCAGAAATATGCGTATGACCACCTGCAGGACGACTGCTTCAGTTATTCCGCGCCCACTTCGATGGGAAAGTCCTTCATTATGCGTATGTTCATAAAGGAGGAGGTGCTCAAGGGCGTAAAGAAGAACTTCGCCCTTATCGTTCCGACAAAGGCACTTATCAACGAAGTCCGCAGCGAGGTCATCAATGACCTGAAAGGGCTGTTGGAGCAGCGTGATTACCGTGTTGTCACCGCTGCGGGAGACTTGGCGCTAGAGCAAAGCCACAGCTTTATTCTTGTTCTCACTCCTGAACGGCTCCTATACTTGATAAACAGCAAGCCGGATTTACCAATCGACTACCTCTTTATTGATGAAGCGCATAAGATGTCGGGCAAAAACAGTCGCGGTCCGTTCTACTATTCCGTGGTTGATGACCTCTCACGCAGAGAGCCGAAACCCCATTTTATTTTTGCTTCCCCGAATATACCTAACCCGGAGGTATATTTGCAGTTAATTGCAAACGGTCAGTACGACGGCGAGAATGCGATGGCATCCTCATTTTCGCCTGTTTCGCAGTTCAAGTTCCTTGTTAGCTTGGGTAGCAAGACCATCAATGTATTTAACGACCATACTAAATCCAATGAATTTGTTTGCACACTGCAGGGCGATAACCCCACGCTGGATTTAATCCTTCAGGCTTTCGATCACACTGAGGGCATGAAAGACAAGCGCACCATTGCTTATTTCAGCGGCAAAGACAAGGCTATTGAAGCAGCTCGGCTTTTTGCAGATAAACGCGAAAAGCTAAACGACCCCGAGCTGAATGAGCTGGCGAAGGATGTGCGCAATGAAGTACACGGCGAATACTATTTAGCCGAGCTGCTTGAAAAGGGCGTGGCGTATCATATCGGATACCTGCCGTCTGCAATAAGGATGCGTATTGAAAAGTTGTTCAAAAAGGAAAAAATAACCGCGATGTTCTGCACCAGTACTCTGGTAGAGGGCGTTAACCTTCCAGCGGATAACCTCTTTATTTCCAGTTATAAAAACGGACGGGCTCGTATGAACAGCATCGATTTTCGCAATTTGATAGGTCGTGTTGGGCGTATCCAGTTCAACCTTTGCGGTAATGTGTTCTTTGTCAGCGACGAAAACACTATCAAGCAAGATGATTATCTCCAGCTCCTCAAGGATGATGTTTCAGACCAGAAACTGTCGTTAACACAGGATTTAAAGCCCAAACACAAAAAAAAGATTGTGGAAACGCTCCTCTCTGGCAGTTCCGTTATCGACAAATACAGCAAAGACCAGTCCGAAGAAGAATATATCATGATGCGAAAATTCGGTCTGATTCTCCTCCGTGACATCGTAGACGGAAATGACAGCCTTGTAAAGCGAGAATTCTCCCCATACCTGACATCTGAAAAGGAAGCCCAAATCCGAGCATCCTTTGCCGAAAGCGCCGAAATGATAGACAGCGACATCAATGTCTCGCTTGACCAAACGCGGAGGCTCCGTGCGGCAATAATTGCCGACCCAGAATTCTCCTATCCAAAGCCGGATGGAAATGGCTACTTTGACCACGATGAGGTTGTTGATTTCCTGCGTCGATTGGGAGACATCTTTAACTGGAAGAAATACGAGTATTCGTCATTGGGAAAAACAAATAATGACGGTGACTATACGCGGCTCGGCTGGTATACGACCATTCTGATGCAGTGGATTGAAGGAAACGGACTCGGCAGCATTATGCGCAAAGCCATCAGCTACCGAAAAGACCACCCGGATTCATTCTGGCTGAACGCATACACTCCAAGTTATTACATGGATACGCGGGAGCACAAGAATATCGTGTTCGCTGATACGCTGGAAGTAATTGAAAATGTCATTCTGTTCAGCATTTCAAACTATTTTCTTCGCTTCTCCAATGAGTACAAGCGCGTTTATGGAGAGGTCTCGTTGAACAATAATAACTGGTACGAATATGTAGAGTACGGCACAATGAATACAATCACTATCCAACTACAGCGTCACGGCTTCTCCAGAGAGGCGGCAACATTCATCCGACAGCATCAAGGCGATTATGTCATCATGCTTCCATCTGGTGAAATACGGCTACGCACCACGCTCAAGAACTGTAGTAACGATGGTGTTGTAAGGGAGCTGCCTGACATTATTTTTAATGCTCCCGATTTGTTTGTAGATTAG